TTTATTACCATCTGGTAATGGTAGTAATATATCAACAATTCTATCCTCAGCCATTTTATATGCCTTTTCTTCCACTTCTTTCATTCTTTGATTTTTTACCATTCTAATAGCAGTTTCTACTAAGTCTCTAACCATTGATTCCACATCACGACCGACGTATCCAACTTCTGTGAATTTAGTAACTTCTATTTTTATAAAAGGCGCATTTGCAATATTTGCTAAACGGCGAGCAATTTCTGTTTTACCCACACCCGTAGGCCCTATCATCAAAATATTTTTGGGAATAATTTCATCCTGAAGATCAGAAGAAATTTTTCTTCTTCTATATCTATTTCTCAGAGCTATTGCTACAGCTTTTTTTCCATCATCCTGTCCAACAATATATTTATCTAATTTTTTTACAATTTCTCTTGGAGTGAGTTCTTCCTCAATGTTATTTGATATTAATTTATTATCCATCATTCACCTCCTAAATTTCTTCAATGCTTATATTATTATTAGTATAAATACAAATATCTCCTGCAATATTTATAGCTTCTCTAGCTATTTCACTGGCAGATAAATCATTTTTATTATGTTTATATAAAGCTCTTGCTGCAGCCCTAGCATAAGGACCACCAGAACCTATAGCAGTAATATTATCATCAGGTTCTATAATATCTCCAGTACCAGAAATTAGTAAAATTTTCTCTTTATTTGCTACAAGCAATAATGCTTCTAATTTTCTTAACATTTTATCAGTTCGCCATTCTTTGGCCAATTCAACTGCTGCCCTTTCTAAATTGCCATGAAATTCTTCTAATTTGACTTCAAATTTTTCAAATAAAGCAAAAGCATCAGCAGCAGTTCCAGCAAAACCTGATATAACCTCACCATTATACAATCTACGAACTTTTCGTGCACCAGCTTTCATTACAGTTTCTCCCATAGTAACCTGACCATCTCCTGCCAGTGCAACGTTATCTCCATTTTTTACAGCAACAATAGTAGTAGCTTCAATAGGTAATTTCGACAAATTATTACCTCCTCATATTAAATTGTCAAATGATTCAAAATTATTTTTATTCTTTTCAATATAGTAACATATAAAATCAAATAATGTCAAGGTAATTATTTG
This portion of the Halanaerobiales bacterium genome encodes:
- the hslV gene encoding ATP-dependent protease subunit HslV produces the protein MSKLPIEATTIVAVKNGDNVALAGDGQVTMGETVMKAGARKVRRLYNGEVISGFAGTAADAFALFEKFEVKLEEFHGNLERAAVELAKEWRTDKMLRKLEALLLVANKEKILLISGTGDIIEPDDNITAIGSGGPYARAAARALYKHNKNDLSASEIAREAINIAGDICIYTNNNISIEEI